In Trichocoleus desertorum NBK24, the following are encoded in one genomic region:
- a CDS encoding VWA domain-containing protein, giving the protein MKVNLQPTLNDRHLDATQSSSQRQLAISVSAIPEASDRTVPLNLCLILDHSGSMNGRPLETVKQAAQQLIDQLSPGDRISVVVFDHKAKVLVPNQVIDDPVGIKSKIAQLKAGGGTAIDEGMRLGIEELAKGKKDTVSQAFVLTDGENEHGDNQRCLKLAELATSYNLTFNSLGFGDHWNQDILEKIADAAGGSLSYIQHSDEAVEVFGRLFSRAQAVGLTNAYLQLALEPNVRLADLKPIAQVAPDTVELPVQQEGAWCTVRLGDLMTDVPRVILANLYVGALPEGQHAIARVQVRYDDPMQGREGLISEIVPVEAAALSVFQPAMDAEVQHHILALAKYRQTQIAEVKLQQGDRVGAATMLQTAAKTALQMGDQGAATILQTSATRLQSGEELSEADRKKTRIVSKTILQA; this is encoded by the coding sequence TAGCCAACGGCAACTTGCAATTTCGGTGTCAGCGATTCCGGAGGCTAGCGATCGCACAGTACCCCTGAATTTGTGCTTGATCTTGGATCACAGCGGCTCGATGAATGGGCGACCCCTGGAGACGGTGAAGCAGGCAGCGCAGCAGTTGATTGACCAATTGTCTCCGGGCGATCGCATTTCGGTAGTGGTGTTCGACCACAAGGCCAAGGTGCTAGTACCAAATCAGGTAATTGACGATCCGGTGGGCATTAAGAGCAAAATTGCTCAACTGAAGGCTGGCGGCGGTACCGCGATCGATGAAGGCATGCGCTTGGGCATTGAAGAGTTGGCTAAAGGCAAAAAGGACACGGTTTCTCAAGCTTTTGTCCTGACGGATGGCGAAAACGAGCATGGGGACAATCAGCGCTGTCTCAAGTTAGCGGAGTTGGCGACTAGCTACAATTTGACGTTCAATAGCTTGGGTTTTGGCGACCACTGGAATCAGGACATTTTAGAAAAAATTGCCGATGCCGCCGGGGGCAGTTTGTCTTATATCCAGCATTCCGACGAGGCGGTGGAGGTCTTTGGCCGCTTGTTTAGTCGGGCGCAGGCGGTGGGCTTAACCAATGCTTATTTGCAATTGGCTCTGGAGCCTAATGTGCGACTGGCAGATTTGAAGCCGATCGCCCAAGTGGCTCCAGATACAGTAGAGTTGCCTGTGCAGCAGGAGGGGGCTTGGTGTACGGTGCGGCTGGGCGATTTGATGACCGATGTGCCACGGGTGATTTTGGCAAATTTGTATGTGGGGGCTTTGCCTGAGGGTCAACATGCGATCGCGCGGGTGCAGGTGCGCTATGACGACCCAATGCAAGGTCGGGAGGGGCTGATTTCAGAAATAGTTCCAGTGGAAGCGGCGGCGTTGAGCGTGTTTCAGCCTGCGATGGATGCGGAGGTGCAGCATCATATTTTGGCGCTGGCGAAGTATCGGCAAACTCAGATTGCAGAGGTGAAGCTACAACAGGGCGATCGCGTGGGAGCGGCAACGATGTTGCAAACGGCGGCGAAAACGGCGCTACAGATGGGCGATCAGGGGGCGGCGACGATTTTGCAGACGAGTGCGACGCGGTTACAGTCGGGTGAGGAGTTGTCGGAGGCGGATCGCAAAAAGACTCGCATTGTTTCTAAGACGATTTTGCAGGCTTAG
- a CDS encoding alpha/beta hydrolase, producing MRRIEGKFKGFGGLDLYYQSWHPDAQVQAVVVMVHGLGAHSSLFNQVVQYLVGQEYEVYAFDLRGHGRSPGQRGHIGSWAEFREDLRAFLQHIQTQRASCPCPYFLWGHSLGGTIALDYALRSPDPLQGLIVSAPALSRVSVSRGKLMIGKLLSGIFPHFSLRLGIPSNLGSRDPTLVLSYTQDPLRHEYGSARLATEFFMTVDWIYKHASDLQIPLLLLHGSADQVIHPESSRAFFQQVMFSDKEHHEYPGCYHDLYVDVDYQKMFTDLENWLERHLTGSPACEALGLCTVRY from the coding sequence ATGAGACGTATCGAAGGGAAATTTAAGGGATTCGGTGGACTCGATCTCTATTATCAAAGTTGGCATCCAGACGCACAAGTCCAAGCCGTGGTGGTCATGGTGCATGGCTTAGGAGCGCATAGCAGCTTGTTCAACCAGGTAGTGCAATATTTGGTAGGACAGGAATATGAGGTTTATGCCTTTGATCTCCGGGGTCATGGACGCTCCCCTGGCCAGCGAGGACATATCGGGTCATGGGCCGAGTTCCGAGAAGATCTGCGCGCATTTCTCCAACATATTCAGACTCAACGCGCTAGTTGCCCTTGTCCTTATTTCTTGTGGGGACATAGTTTGGGCGGTACGATCGCGCTGGATTATGCCCTGCGATCGCCAGATCCTTTACAGGGGTTGATTGTCTCCGCCCCCGCTCTGAGTAGAGTTTCTGTCTCCCGTGGCAAGCTCATGATAGGAAAATTGCTTTCCGGTATCTTTCCCCACTTTAGTTTGCGATTAGGCATTCCTTCTAATTTAGGATCGCGAGATCCCACCCTAGTGCTTAGCTACACTCAAGATCCGCTCCGACATGAGTATGGCAGCGCCCGATTAGCTACAGAATTTTTTATGACTGTGGATTGGATCTACAAACATGCCTCTGATTTGCAAATTCCTTTGTTGCTGCTTCATGGTAGTGCCGATCAGGTCATTCATCCGGAAAGTAGTCGTGCTTTCTTTCAGCAAGTCATGTTCTCCGACAAAGAACATCATGAATACCCAGGGTGTTATCACGATCTCTACGTAGATGTAGATTACCAAAAAATGTTTACAGACTTAGAGAACTGGCTAGAACGGCATCTAACAGGAAGTCCAGCTTGTGAGGCTTTAGGGCTTTGCACAGTGCGGTACTAA